The Drosophila innubila isolate TH190305 chromosome 3R unlocalized genomic scaffold, UK_Dinn_1.0 2_E_3R, whole genome shotgun sequence genome has a segment encoding these proteins:
- the LOC117792354 gene encoding calphotin, with amino-acid sequence MATSSVKLDSSAPSTVAAVAIVSTPKTLVAVNDPINEEVVATPVVELSSPMDIPEPAALPDPVTPLPPAAETPVTVTEAAVKVEISKTVVKPTVESPEVKNSTLTADLPACVEKVAILVDAVDTQAAQLPDKTPEPAVEQVSEASVPDKVVSVPAAEAYVETSIAEPKLEAPLSVVVPTPVDVVAPHIVETLPEIPPAHKVAPPNLVEPPAVPPLVETPDPAAVKTPVAQPSVETVVPAVASVPVQIVAPPVAAAETPAVPPPVETPVPSAAEVTLVVVETPVAQLPVAQLPETVVYANASPPVEKVVVPIAAVPAVPPPVNTLLPADTEAPVALVETPVAQPSVETVIPAVSSVNVQIVAPPVAASETPGVPPLVETPVKAAAVVTEVAVETPVAQLPVETVVSTDSSILDEKVVVSVAAAEITAVPPSVEAALPAAAETPLALVETPVPQPSVETVVPDVASDPVQIVAPPVAAAETTDVPPPVNTLLPADAKVSVAQPSVETVVPVVASVPVQIVVPPVAAAELPAVPPSVEAALPAAIETPAVPPPVETPVPAAEEVAVDSVGTSVAQLPVETVVPAVPSVPDEKVVVVVAAAETPAVPPSVEAALPAAAENPVGLVELPLTQPLVETVVPDVASDPVQIVAPPLVAAEPSAASQPVETPVTAAAEVTAVAVETPVETVVSADASVPVETVAPPLADTETPAVPPPVETPVKAAAEVTVDSVGTPVAQLPVETVVPAVPSVPDEKGVAPNDVIDTPAVLPTVEAAVPAAAETPVALVETPVPQPPVETVAPAVALVPVQIVAPPVAAVELPAVPPPVEAPVPAAAEVSVVAVETPVESEVSAAASIRVQLVEPPVAAVEIPAEPPLVETPVPDAAELTVQSVETPVAQPSVETVVPAVASVPDQIVAPPLAAAELPTVPPPVEAAVPEAAETPVGVVETLVPQPSVETVVPAVDSVPVQIVAPPVAAAEPSAASQPVETPVTAAAEVTAVAVETPVETVVPAAASVSAKPPPVEAHTPAAAEVPVGVGESPVAQPIVPTVEDPISPPETQGAPATEENPALVAAVKTSVAAPAVEIPVTKNTPVSVETAVVEVPVASPVGDTIVNSVQSSGTDLDIVVPFESPKSAIDQISGSNAEAVPVAKIYSTRRDLNTTDVSLLAIAATLDAIADKLKDQRARNQEVIDRICEIEKILGMPKQ; translated from the exons ATGGCAACTTCATCTGTAAAATTAGACTCGTCTGCACCGtcaacagttgcagctgtaGCCATCGTTAGTACTCCGAAAACTCTTGTTGCTGTCAATGATCCCATAAACGAGGAAGTCGTCGCCACTCCTGTAGTCGAACTGAGTTCTCCAATGGATATACCCGAACCTGCCGCATTACCTGATCCAGTCACACCTCTACCACCTGCAGCGGAGACTCCAGTGACGGTTACAGAAGCTGCCGTGAAGGTGGAAATATCAAAAACTGTCGTGAAGCCTACAGTAGAGTCACCAGAAGTGAAAAACTCTACTCTAACTGCCGATCTACCGGCATGTGTTGAGAAAGTCGCAATTTTAGTTGATGCTGTCGATACTCAAGCAGCCCAACTTCCAGATAAAACACCCGAACCTGCCGTTGAACAGGTTTCAGAAGCTTCGGTTCCAGACAAAGTAGTCTCAGTTCCAGCAGCAGAAGCTTACGTGGAGACTTCAATTGCCGAACCAAAACTGGAAGCACCATTATCTGTCGTCGTACCGACTCCAGTTGACGTCGTAGCACCACATATCGTGGAGACTTTACCGGAAATACCTCCAGCTCATAAAGTTGCACCACCAAATCTTGTCGAGCCTCCAGCCGTACCACCACTAGTGGAAACACCCGACCCAGCCGCCGTGAAGACTCCTGTAGCACAACCTTCAGTGGAAACAGTGGTACCGGCTGTTGCATCGGTTCCTGTTCAGATAGTCGCACCTCCAGTAGCTGCTGCCGAGACTCCAGCAGTACCACCACCAGTGGAAACACCCGTACCATCCGCCGCAGAGGTTACACTAGTTGTCGTGGAGACTCCAGTGGCACAACTTCCAGTGGCACAACTTCCAGAAACTGTGGTATATGCTAACGCATCACCTCCAGTTGAGAAAGTAGTAGTTCCAATAGCTGCTGTTCCAGCTGTACCACCACCAGTAAACACACTCTTACCTGCCGACACAGAGGCTCCCGTAGCTCTCGTGGAGACTCCTGTAGCACAACCTTCAGTGGAAACAGTTATACCGGCTGTTTCATCGGTTAATGTTCAAATAGTCGCACCTCCAGTAGCTGCTTCCGAGACTCCAGGTGTACCACCACTAGTGGAAACACCCGTAAAAGCCGCTGCAGTGGTTACAGAAGTTGCCGTGGAGACTCCAGTGGCACAACTTCCAGTAGAAACTGTGGTATCTACCGACTCATCGATTCTAGATGAGAAAGTAGTAGTTTCAGTCGCTGCTGCCGAGATTACAGCTGTACCACCATCAGTGGAAGCAGCCTTACCTGCCGCTGCAGAGACTCCATTAGCTCTCGTGGAGACTCCTGTGCCGCAACCTTCAGTGGAAACAGTGGTACCGGATGTTGCTTCAGATCCTGTTCAGATCGTCGCACCTCCAGTAGCTGCTGCCGAGACTACAGATGTACCACCACCAGTAAACACACTCTTACCTGCCGACGCAAAGGTTTCAGTAGCACAACCTTCAGTGGAAACAGTGGTACCGGTTGTCGCATCGGTTCCTGTGCAGATAGTCGTACCTCCAGTAGCTGCTGCCGAACTTCCAGCCGTACCACCATCGGTGGAAGCAGCCCTACCTGCTGCTATCGAGACTCCAGCAGTACCACCACCAGTGGAAACACCCGTACCAGCCGCCGAAGAGGTTGCAGTAGATTCCGTGGGGACTTCTGTGGCACAACTTCCAGTGGAAACAGTGGTACCTGCTGTCCCATCGGTTCCAGATGAGAAAGTAGTAGTTGTAGTCGCTGCTGCCGAGACTCCAGCTGTACCACCATCAGTGGAAGCAGCCCTACCTGCCGCTGCAGAGAATCCAGTAGGTCTCGTGGAGCTTCCTTTGACGCAACCATTAGTGGAAACAGTTGTACCGGATGTTGCTTCGGATCCTGTTCAGATCGTCGCACCTCCACTAGTTGCTGCCGAACCTTCAGCAGCATCACAGCCAGTGGAAACACCTGTAACAGCTGCCGCAGAAGTTACAGCAGTTGCCGTGGAGACTCCAGTGGAAACAGTGGTATCTGCTGACGCATCGGTTCCAGTTGAGACAGTCGCACCTCCATTAGCTGATACCGAGACTCCAGCAGTACCACCACCAGTGGAAACACCCGTAAAAGCCGCCGCAGAGGTTACAGTAGATTCCGTGGGGACTCCTGTGGCACAACTTCCAGTGGAAACAGTGGTACCTGCTGTCCCATCGGTTCCAGATGAGAAAGGAGTAGCTCCAAACGATGTTATCGACACTCCAGCTGTATTACCAACAGTGGAAGCTGCCGTACCCGCCGCTGCAGAGACTCCAGTAGCTCTCGTGGAGACTCCTGTGCCGCAACCTCCAGTGGAAACAGTGGCACCGGCTGTTGCCTTGGTTCCTGTTCAGATAGTCGCACCTCCAGTAGCTGCTGTCGAACTTCCAGCCGTACCACCACCAGTGGAAGCACCCGTACCAGCCGCCGCAGAAGTTTCTGTAGTTGCCGTGGAGACTCCAGTAGAATCAGAGGTATCTGCTGCTGCATCTATTCGTGTTCAGTTAGTCGAGCCTCCAGTAGCTGCTGTCGAGATTCCAGCTGAACCACCACTAGTGGAAACACCCGTACCAGACGCGGCAGAGCTTACAGTACAATCCGTGGAGACTCCAGTGGCACAACCTTCAGTGGAAACAGTGGTTCCAGCTGTTGCATCGGTTCCTGATCAGATAGTTGCACCTCCACTAGCTGCTGCCGAACTTCCAACCGTACCACCCCCAGTGGAAGCAGCCGTACCTGAGGCTGCAGAGACTCCAGTAGGTGTCGTTGAGACTCTTGTGCCGCAACCTTCCGTGGAAACAGTGGTACCGGCTGTCGACTCGGTTCCTGTTCAGATAGTCGCACCTCCAGTAGCTGCTGCCGAACCTTCAGCCGCATCACAGCCAGTGGAAACACCTGTAACAGCTGCCGCAGAAGTTACAGCAGTTGCCGTGGAGACTCCAGTGGAAACAGTGGTACCTGCTGCCGCATCGGTTTCAGCCAAACCACCACCGGTGGAAGCACACACACCTGCCGCCGCAGAGGTTCCAGTAGGTGTTGGGGAGTCTCCAGTGGCACAACCTATAGTGCCAACTGTAGAGGACCCAATATCTCCCCCGGAGACTCAAGGAGCACCAGCAACAGAAGAAAACCCAGCTCTAGTAGCTGCCGTGAAGACTTCAGTAGCGGCACCAGCAGTGGAGATTCCCGTAACTAAAAATACTCCTGTTTCTGTTGAGACTGCTGTCGTGGAGGTTCCAGTAGCATCACCAGTGGGGGACACAATCGTAAATTCTGTCCAATCTTCAGGAACTGATTTGGATATTGTCGTACCGTTTGAGAGTCCAAAAAGCGCTATTGATCAGATTTCAG gttCCAATGCAGAAGCAGTACCAGTAGCAAAGATATATTCAACCCGTAGGGATCTGAATACAACTGATGTGTCACTATTGGCGATTGCGGCAACTTTGGATGCAATTGCAGATAAGCTTAAGGATCAAAGAGCTAGGAATCAAGAAGTCATTGATCGGATTTGCGAAATAGAGAAGATTTTGGGTATGCCAAAGCAATAA